In Thalassococcus sp. S3, the sequence GAGATACGTGACCATCACCTCCATCCCAATCCTTGGAATGACCTGGCCGCCCCAGCCGGAGCCCGCCCAGTTCTGCATCACGCGGACCCAGCACGTGTCCGACCCGTCCTTGACCGCCTTGCGATCCCAGGGAAACCACAGCTTGATCCGGCCATAGGCATCCGGATGGATCTCTTCGCCGTCCGGCCCGGCGACGATGGCGACTTGCGTGCCGTCGATACGGGGGCGCGGGGACGCCCGGTGCGGCGTTGCCGGAAGATCCGCCGGCAGTGCAACGAAATGGTTGTGGTATTCCGGCTGCCCTCCACCGGTTTCAAAACTCGCATCGTTCACGTGATGCTCGGCAAAAAGAACGACGTGCTCGTCGAACGCGTTATCCGGCTTGGACAGGTCGTAGGGGGTAAACTTGCCTCCGGGGCACAGACTGCGCACGGTCGAGCTGCCGTCGACCCGACGATGATCCGCCTCGACGGCCTGCATATGCAGGCGGGTCTGCCGCTCGACACTGCTATCCGTGATATTCTGACTGGCCCGATCGGTTCCGTAACCGCCAACCGTCTGAAACTCGTAAAGCTCGTATTGTCCATTGCGAGGAAGCTGAATGGTCGAGGGCGTTGTCGCCTGCGGCGGCTCCCCCGGCTTTTCAAAGTTCCAGTCCCGCGCCGCGCGCACGCCGGGCGTGTAGGTAAAGCGCGTTTCGAAGCGATTGATGTGATTTCGATCCGTGGTGCCGTGCGCGAACCGAACCTCTTCGCCCGCCATATAGCCCGAAATATGCGAAGAAAGGTGGAGCACATGGCGCCCCACCTCATGTTCGAACCAGAAAAAGATCCCGTCTTCCTCCAGCCGCCGGGTCAGATAGGCGAGATCGGTCTCGTTATATTGGACCGAATAATGCTGTTTTTCAGGTTTCGGAACGACGCCCTTGCTGACCGGGTTGGGCAGCCCGTGCTCGGACATCAGCGTTTCGCAGACTTCGATGCTGGTCATGTCCTTCCAGATCCGGCAGTCCGACCGCTGCGAGAACAGCCAAAGAGACGGACGCAGAACCAGCCGATAGCTTCGAAACGCCCGCGCCATCTTGGGACCGGCGACCAGCTCGGTCACCAAGGCGTTCCAGGTCCGGCGCGCACCACCGCCAAGCTCCAGACTGACATCGGCCGTCTTGCCAACGATTTCCGTTGGCAGCAGATCCGACTGTTTCGATCTTACCTGAAGGTCAATCTCAAAAAGCGCGCTGACGCCTTCGCGCACAGACATGCGCTCTGCCAGAAGCTCATCAGCCCCCAGAAGTCCGTCGATGCGCAGGATACGTTCGGCTTGAACAAAATCAGCGGCGGCGTTCATGACACCCCCCTCCCGAAATGGCTTTAAGCAACGAAAACCGAATATCACGAGACCCGCACCGTGCAGAGTCCGCGCCGCCAAGCGCCCTGAAAACCGCCGATCCTTACGCCGCGATCGGCAGACAATCGCTGGAACGCGGTTTACCTTGGCGATGGTCGCCCCAACCGCCTCTTGCACAAGCGAGCGACTTGACACGCTCTAAGCCGTGGACGCCATTTCGCCGCAGAACGGCGCTCTGGAAATCGTTCGGAAAACGGGTGTAGATGCGTCTCATGGTTCGACACGCCGCCCTTTGCCTTGCGCGCCTGTGCCTAACGCTCACGCTGATGTTGGCGCTGGCCTCTACAGGCTTTGCGCACCGCGTGTCAGCCACGCCCGATCTGTCAGATCCGAATCTCTTTGCATATCTGCAAATGGGTGGGTCGCTCGAGGATCTCTGTGGCGATGACGCTTCGGGAACCGGTCATGGATCCGCGACATGTGAAGCGTGCAGATTGGTCTCTGCGTGCGTGCTGCCAACGCCGCATGGCCCCGATCAGGCCGTTCGATTTCCAACGCGTCGCGCGGATCTGCCGCACACCCGGATTATCCACCATGGATCTCGGCACAGCCCGGGCCACCCGGTGCGCGCCCCTCCAAGGGTCTGATCGCTTTTCACAAAACGATCAATCGCGCTCTTGAGCGCGCTAAACGACCTATTCTGGAGAATATCCCCATGACGATCTATCGCCTCGCGCTTGCCGCGACCTTCGCTCTTTGTGCCGCAGCCACCTCCGCCCATGAATATCGCCTTGGCGATCTGGTGATCGACCATCCAATGGCCTTTGAAACCGCCAATACGGCTATGTCCGGCGGCGGGTATTTGACCATCGTCAACGAAGGAGAGACGCCTGATCGTCTTGTCGCTGTCCGCGCGGACTTTCCCAAGGTGATGCTGCACGGCACCGAAGAGAAAGACGGCGTCGCAAGGATGTTTCATGTCGATGGCATCGACATCCCCGCCGGTGAAAGCGTCGCTCTGGAACCCGGTGGGCTGCATGTCATGTTCATGGGCCTGCGCGATGATCCCTTCGAAGTCGGAGAGACCTTTTCCGCGACGCTGGTCTTTGAACAGGCCGGCGAAGTGGACGTTGTCTTCAACGTTGAGGCCCGCGATGGTTCGCATGGCGCCGGAATGGATCATTCCGGGCACGACGCAACCCACTAATTCAACCTTCCCGGGCAGCCGCGCAGCCGCACGCAGTCGCGCGTGACGGTCGCCTGTGTTGCCCGACCAGAAAGGCAAAATGATGCTCACGCAAATCACCCGCACGCTCGCGGTCGCTGGCCTTGTCTGTGGACTGGCAAGCCCGACATTTGCAGACACGATCACCGTGACCGATACGCTCAACCGCCAGATCGAGGTACCGGAAACGGCAAACCGGATCCTCCTTGGCTTTTACTTCGAGGACTTCTTCGCAGTGGGTGGGCCAAACGCCTATGACCGCGTCGTCGGGATCTCCAAGGACACCTGGGCCGGATGGCGTGCCCTTCAATGGCAGGCCTATACCGAGGCTGTTCCGCGCATTGCCGAACTCACCGATGTCGGTGAGGTCGAGGCCGGTACATTCTCGCTCGAGACCGCTCTCTCGCTCAGACCCGATGTCGCTATCCTTGCCGCCTGGCAATACAACGCGCTGGGCGACGGCGTCTCGCGCCTTGAAGCCGCCGGCATTCCTGTCGTCATTCTCGACTACAACGCGCAGGAGGTGGACAAGCATGTCATCTCCACCCTCGCGCTTGGCGCCATTCTGGGGGAGCCGGAGCGCGCCCAAGAGCTGGCCGATCTCTATTCCAGCGCCCATGCCGATGTCGTTGAACGCGTTGCCAAGGCAACGCAGGAACCCGCCGTTTATGTCGAACTGGGTCGGAAAGGCGCAGGGGAAATCGACAATTCCTACGGCGATACGATGTGGGGCGCCCTGATCGAAGCAGCCGGCGGACGCAACATTGCGATGGGTCAGGTCGCGAGATGGGGCCCTCTCAGCCCGGAATACGTGCTGGCCCAGAACCCCGATGTGATCCTGCTGGCCGGTTCAGGCTGGCAAGGCCGCGATCAGGCCGTGCTGATGGGCCCCGGGATCGAACCGGCCTTCACACATGAGCGGATGCGGCCCTATCTGGACCGACCGGGCTGGGATCAGTTAGCGGCCGTAGAAAACGGCGCCGTCCACGCGATTTATCACGGAGGGGCGCGCACGCTCTATGATTTTGCGTTTTTCCAATATCTCGCCAAGACGCTGCATCCGGAACTCTTTGAAGACGTAGATCCACAGGCGAACCTTGATGCGTTCTTTGAAGAATACATGCCAATCCGCTTTAGCGGCACCTATATGACGCAGCTTCCATGAGCGTGACGCGAGGGGCGGCAAGGGCCGCCCCAAGCTATGCCGACACCATTCGCCGGCGTGTCCTTATGCTGTTCGCCGGGGGCGTAACGCTTCTGACCTGCATCGTGTTCGACATCCTGACCGGTCCCGCCCTCCTTGGGATCGGAGATGTGGTCACAGCCCTTGTCCTGCCCGGACAGGCAGATACGGTCGTGGCCGTGATCGTGTGGGACATTCGCCTGCCAATGACGCTGATGGCCGCACTTGTCGGCATCGCCCTTGCCGTTGCGGGGGTCGCGATGCAGACAATCCTCGGAAATCCGCTGGCGAGCCCCTACACCCTTGGATTTTCCGCCGCGGCGGGCTTTGGCGCGGCGCTGGCCATCCTGACCGGGATCACCTTGCCAGTCGTGCCCTGGCTGACGGTGCCGCTTGCCGCCTTTGTCACGTCGGCGGCGTCTGCTGCGCTGGTTTACGGCTTTGCGCGTGTCCGTGGCATGTCGCCCGAGGTGATGGTCCTTGCGGGCATCGCGACGCTCTTTCTGTTTCAATCGCTTCAATCCATGGTGCAGTATCTGGCCGCACCCGAGGTTTTGCAGGCCATCGTCTTCTGGCTCTTCGGGTCCCTCCTCAAAGCCTCCTGGGACAATGTGCCGATTACGTTCACCATCGTCGCCGTCGCACTCGCCGCGTTGCTGCCCGACATCTGGCGCCTGACCGCGCTTCGCCTGGGCGATGATCGCGCCGCGGCGATAGGTGTCGATGTGCGGCCCCTCCGCATCAGGATCTTTGCCCTGGTTGCCCTGCTGACCGCCGGAGCGGTGGCGTTTGTCGGCACGATCGGCTTTGTCGGTCTTGTCGCGCCCCATGTCGCGCGGGGCCTGGTCGGAGAAGACCAGCGTTTCCTTCTGCCAATGGCGGCGCTCTGCGGCGCGATCCTGATGACCGGCGCGTCCATACTTTCCAAGCTAATTTCACCCGGATCGGTCATCCCCATCGGCATCGTGACGGCAGTGATCGGTGTTCCGTTCCTCTTTGGCCTGATCCTTCGGGGGAAAAAACATTGGTAGATTTGCAGCTTTCGAACCTCTCGGTTCATCATGGGGCATCAACGATCCTCTCAGGGATCAATGCCGTTCTCCCCTCTGGCCAGGTCACCGCGCTGATCGGCCCAAACGGTGTCGGAAAATCCTCTCTGCTGCGGGCAATCGCAGGTCTCTCCCCTTGTAGGGGAGGCCTGTTGATCGGCGGTGCCACTCAAACGCGCGCGCAGCTCAAAGAGCGCGTCG encodes:
- a CDS encoding type VI secretion system Vgr family protein, giving the protein MNAAADFVQAERILRIDGLLGADELLAERMSVREGVSALFEIDLQVRSKQSDLLPTEIVGKTADVSLELGGGARRTWNALVTELVAGPKMARAFRSYRLVLRPSLWLFSQRSDCRIWKDMTSIEVCETLMSEHGLPNPVSKGVVPKPEKQHYSVQYNETDLAYLTRRLEEDGIFFWFEHEVGRHVLHLSSHISGYMAGEEVRFAHGTTDRNHINRFETRFTYTPGVRAARDWNFEKPGEPPQATTPSTIQLPRNGQYELYEFQTVGGYGTDRASQNITDSSVERQTRLHMQAVEADHRRVDGSSTVRSLCPGGKFTPYDLSKPDNAFDEHVVLFAEHHVNDASFETGGGQPEYHNHFVALPADLPATPHRASPRPRIDGTQVAIVAGPDGEEIHPDAYGRIKLWFPWDRKAVKDGSDTCWVRVMQNWAGSGWGGQVIPRIGMEVMVTYLDGDPDRPVVTGVVPNEKQKVPYNLPANKTKSVFRSNSHKSEGFNELTFEDATGQEKIYVHAQRDQEVHVEHDRSKRVDRNQLESVGMNKNIEVGNNHHEVIGGNMTLMVGPNRMQRFVTQKFTALTSALGDMASKLGLPDMLNMGEGNLIVGVAKNKAETIMLSATEVVGAGKAVTVGGGLQTVVGGIQNTTVGIGAYEEVGQNKATIVGKQYEIVVGDSKILIQEDGTISITGKKVLIDGKELVRITGKSVKIN
- a CDS encoding copper chaperone PCu(A)C produces the protein MTIYRLALAATFALCAAATSAHEYRLGDLVIDHPMAFETANTAMSGGGYLTIVNEGETPDRLVAVRADFPKVMLHGTEEKDGVARMFHVDGIDIPAGESVALEPGGLHVMFMGLRDDPFEVGETFSATLVFEQAGEVDVVFNVEARDGSHGAGMDHSGHDATH
- a CDS encoding ABC transporter substrate-binding protein; its protein translation is MMLTQITRTLAVAGLVCGLASPTFADTITVTDTLNRQIEVPETANRILLGFYFEDFFAVGGPNAYDRVVGISKDTWAGWRALQWQAYTEAVPRIAELTDVGEVEAGTFSLETALSLRPDVAILAAWQYNALGDGVSRLEAAGIPVVILDYNAQEVDKHVISTLALGAILGEPERAQELADLYSSAHADVVERVAKATQEPAVYVELGRKGAGEIDNSYGDTMWGALIEAAGGRNIAMGQVARWGPLSPEYVLAQNPDVILLAGSGWQGRDQAVLMGPGIEPAFTHERMRPYLDRPGWDQLAAVENGAVHAIYHGGARTLYDFAFFQYLAKTLHPELFEDVDPQANLDAFFEEYMPIRFSGTYMTQLP
- a CDS encoding iron ABC transporter permease, with amino-acid sequence MSVTRGAARAAPSYADTIRRRVLMLFAGGVTLLTCIVFDILTGPALLGIGDVVTALVLPGQADTVVAVIVWDIRLPMTLMAALVGIALAVAGVAMQTILGNPLASPYTLGFSAAAGFGAALAILTGITLPVVPWLTVPLAAFVTSAASAALVYGFARVRGMSPEVMVLAGIATLFLFQSLQSMVQYLAAPEVLQAIVFWLFGSLLKASWDNVPITFTIVAVALAALLPDIWRLTALRLGDDRAAAIGVDVRPLRIRIFALVALLTAGAVAFVGTIGFVGLVAPHVARGLVGEDQRFLLPMAALCGAILMTGASILSKLISPGSVIPIGIVTAVIGVPFLFGLILRGKKHW